In Vespa velutina chromosome 1, iVesVel2.1, whole genome shotgun sequence, the following proteins share a genomic window:
- the LOC124955517 gene encoding afadin isoform X6 has translation MTVPEEMATEIANKRAEREALRGVIQQWNANRLDLFELSEPNEDLEFHGVMRFYFQDSGQKVATKCIRVASDATSRAVIETLIEKFRPDMRMLSVPEYALYEIHENGDERKLELEEKPLLVQLNWHVDDREGRFLLRRIDDKTNAQGVGFSSEGSSFRRKLSKREKKQMRKQEKLGRLKSLEQDENTVPVDQNGVAEKLYTELPETSFTRSISNPEAVMRRRRQQKLERKLQQFRSKDGGPDTGGTLKIYGEALCKDVPYKTLLLSVRDSAAQVVREMLSKYGLDKVDPQQYCLVQVNNDNTSGGTHQEYILDDDECPLAILMNHPSTRGSIMFHVRRRPADYVPRKRKKKPSGKWNELDHRYEDERLPFLLELNPDGTDIPNGAGVRYRLQPNVTEVGSERPFGPQGVQSQTLTLSGPTVMPRHCVIAFTENIVTLTPCSRDAHTFVNNQRIHQTTILQNGAIIKFGRMHTFRFIDPAPDDRIRQRHDSNRQIEYAYDRRSPDATSQEANSDKYRSGSGSPNGGGGGHAQSPGQTSNPPSPTKSTAASTSRSPTHGTHAPEVTHNYETTFDLDGNVETASLTSSRDGNRHPQYDNQPRGTDPILPAVLEFLEDTEEAFLRAVITDVDPSAPQFKLAPTYTLYLAARYRASTHYRPELQPTERAHRLTVMLANIALMIQGVIQERYMDASSLAFWLANGSELLHMLKSDRHVGAFSTRAQDILADAVHAAFASLVHCVSLELTPAMSQFMADADEPAKEAGVLQIFSNTMALLRRCRVNAALTIQLFSHLFHAINAIAFNALVSNGNLCVRWFGRRLKARLNALETWAERQGLELASQCHLATIMQATHLLQAPKYNAEELATLSSTCFKLNSLQVRALLQKYQPAADEPRLPAELIENVVRVAESVADTLARADGREIRLEEESTLALALLLPEDGYSCEVIRGVPPGLVEFLSPLQQEGFCRMAPQPTSSGYWTIYMIDHHTNLRSPSAMSNRSGGYTGHVGQNQGQPEIHIIKLHKSTNGMGLSIVAAKGAGQDRLGIYIKSVVAGGAADADGRLAAGDQLLKVDGQSLVGITQEKAAEYLVRTGPTVTLEVAKQGAIYHGLATLLSQPSPIMTRAHKARPKSEHIKNPARPPEVSVPPSTSHSMGNLLSVPLQGATSQEHYVGWDVEQSTLPGPRRMSERDLSSRLGRETIPQQIHSSKSVPALHNMGAEGKQQHEIFNPGYSRASSSNSVTPPVQPSPMPAMNGASCLRSRSSHNLHDPTRIGALPPTGLVSRQQSSPNLNPNQPHGSFQNSLQNNEAERFYQNLSVYRNQDSTGKQQQPSLSQQHMEERNTLHTQRSSRGSQNSLNRPPAQELNQGRDRPISAHIPQTQQQGYSGNQMQHQNVVPPRSQSSRDIIRQEAKLQEMQEEVRRRELRGGAPMINQYRPNTYSMRPANANQTAGIVPARALVSRPLGSTPNLATTSATRQQMGPTYGHPDAAYSQYGQCNKHPTAGMSQYGLTSKGKTEPSRHIPTIESGKESLAVQDSTRSHYDHNRQYMTSQNGSHYTHGPSDLRSDQYSNDNTTIIQDNVEGNSFNTAEVPPARPALPEDGYRESPPPPPPNTLTHPLYNNQADSRYTASMQDPPRGGYYPASGTGTMQQPRQYQYSASNPWQREEREKEQARRREAARQWRDQQIAELSALPHRTPQQDEQLRALQLERDFQKRAEEAANQQDDDDECNDIDTESIPQPQGLLSVANSQERTNTVSQQHTLSRANINNQSIRGTPPTSQTVNSPLSPNAAGNSCLVQNDNSGLMYLQQQQQQPPPQQQQQQPPPQQQQQQQQPPQQQQQSQQHTNQSQSNTVQLPSSSNYSSSLSHIGNIQKTYTTQNNEERETQQRRIEEIRRKEFDENQRQREEENRHQQQQQQQHQQQQQQQQQHIQQLYKQQQQHMQHYRNQQALHPNMLRLDNLVINGPNTSPSLQNGNTDAPPPPERGSSYAVMSQQSALRSNSSTSSNIALTPLTSSTIKRVSFHDPNANNETTPRNVISGNLNTSSSMGMVTIREDPNNFINDAENLLASPKSPEGPGVPFVSATPGVIGAQEVYKDPRQKRLAEKQKQQNLQMGAVPEKLSFKEKMKMFAMETGEDGTPRDKVKISRAQREIDNIGGPLSPNNNTTKG, from the exons ATGACGGTGCCGGAAGA AATGGCCACGGAAATTGCGAACAAAAGGGCCGAAAGGGAAGCCCTTCGTGGGGTCATACAACAATGGAACGCAAATCGTTTGGATCTTTTCGAACTATCCGAACCCAACGAG gACTTGGAGTTTCACGGTGTAATGAGATTCTACTTTCAAGACAGTGGTCAAAAGGTTGCTACGAAATGCATCAGAGTTGCATCGGATGCAACCAGTCGTGCCGTGATCGAAACTCTCATAGAAAAATTCCGTCCAGATATGAGAATGTTGTCGGTACCGGAATACGCTCTTTACGAAATTCATGAAAATGGAG ACGAACGAAAATTGGAATTGGAGGAGAAGCCATTGTTGGTACAATTAAATTGGCATGTCGACGATCGAGAGGGACGTTTCTTGTTGAGAAGGATCGACGATAAGACGAATGCACAAGGTGTTGGTTTCTCCTCAGAAGGTTCTAGCTTTCGTAGAAAGCTGAGTAAGCGggagaagaaacaaatgagAAAACAAGAGAAGCTTGGACGTTTGAAGAGTTTGGAACAGGATGAGAATACAGTGCCGGTCGATCAAAATGGCGTCGCCGAAAAACTTTATACCG AACTTCCCGAGACGAGTTTCACAAGGAGTATATCTAATCCGGAAGCCGTAATGAGACGTCGTAGGCAACAAAAActcgaaagaaaattgcaaCAATTTCGTAGCAAAGATGGTGGACCAGATACCGGCGGTACTTTGAAGATATACGGAGAGGCACTTTGCAAAGATGTACCTTATAAAACATTACTATTAAGCGTTCGAGATTCTGCGGCCCAGGTTGTAAGAGAGATGTTATCTAAATATGGTTTAGATAAAGTCGACCCTCAGCAATATTGTCTGGTACAG GTGAACAACGACAATACAAGCGGTGGTACTCATCAAGAGTATATACTGGACGACGACGAATGCCCGTTGGCTATTCTCATGAATCACCCTTCCACGCGCG GATCAATCATGTTTCACGTGAGGAGGAGACCGGCAGATTATGTGCCTCGCAAACGTAAAAAGAAACCTTCGGGAAAATGGAACGAATTAGATCATAG atatgAAGATGAGAGACTACCATTCTTATTGGAACTTAATCCAGATGGTACCGATATTCCTAACGGAGCGGGTGTCAGGTATCGTTTGCAACCAAACGTGACGGAAGTTGGATCGGAACGACCCTTCGGTCCGCAAGGCGTGCAATCTCAAACTTTAACTCTCAGTGGACCTACCGTTATGCCAAGGCACTGTGTTATAGCGTTTACGGAAAATATCGTCACTCTGACGCCATGCTCAAGGGACGCTCATACTTTCGTGAACAATCAACGAATACATCAGACTACCATACTCCAA AATGGAGCTATCATCAAGTTTGGAAGAATGCATACCTTCAGATTCATCGACCCCGCGCCCGACGACCGTATCAGGCAACGTCATGATTCCAACAGACAGATTGAGTACGCATACGACCG ACGATCGCCAGATGCTACCAGCCAAGAAGCAAATTCGGACAAGTACAGATCAGGTTCTGGATCACCAaacggtggtggtggtggacaCGCTCAAAGTCCTGGTCAGACTTCGAATCCACCGAGTCCCACTAAATCTACGGCAGCTAGCACATCGCGTAGTCCCACGCACGGTACTCATGCACCCGAGGTGACTCACAATTATGAAACGACTTTCGACCTGGACGGCAATGTGGAAACGGCGAGCTTAACGAGTAGTAGAGATGGCAACAG GCATCCCCAATACGATAATCAACCACGAGGGACGGACCCTATCCTACCAGCAGTATTGGAATTCTTAGAAGATACGGAGGAAGCGTTTCTACGTGCTGTTATCACCGACGTAGATCCCTCAGCTCCGCAGTTCAAACTTGCACCGACTTATACCCTTTATTTGGCTGCCAGATATCGTGCTAGCACTCATTACAGACCAGAATTACAACCTACCGAAAGAGCACACCGTTTGACCGTGATGCTTGCGAATATTGCCTTGATGATACAAGGAGTAATTCAG GAAAGATATATGGATGCGTCTTCGTTGGCATTTTGGCTTGCAAATGGTTCGGAATTATTGCACATGTTAAAAAGCGATCGTCACGTTGGAGCATTTTCAACGAGAGCTCAAGATATCTTAGCCGATGCCGTTCACGCTGCATTCGCATCTCTGGTACATTGCGTTTCTCTTGAATTGACACCAGCAATGTCGCAATTCATGGCGGACGCTGATGAGCCCGCTAAGGAAGCTGGTGTTTTACAAATATTCTCGAATACGATGGCTCTATTAAGACGTTGTAGAGTTAACGCAGCACTGACCATCCAATTATTCAGTCATCTTTTTCATGCGATCAACGCAATCGCTTTCAATGCTCTAGTATCTAATGGGAATCTCTGTGTCCGTTGGTTTGGTCGAAGATTAAAAGCTAGACTTAATGCTCTAGAAACCTGGGCTGAGAGGCAAGGTCTCGAATTAGCCAGTCAATGTCATTTGGCAACGATCATGCAAGCTACGCATCTTCTCCAAGCACCGAAATATAACGCCGAGGAATTAGCCACATTGAGTTCTACTTGTTTCAAATTGAATTCTTTACAAGTAAGAGCTTTGTTGCAAAAATATCAACCGGCTGCCGATGAGCCACGACTTCCCGCTGAGCTCATTGAGAACGTTGTCAGg gtagCTGAAAGTGTCGCTGATACTCTTGCACGCGCCGACGGACGTGAAATACGTTTGGAAGAAGAATCAACTTTGGCGCTGGCATTGCTATTGCCAGAGGATGGTTACAGTTGTGAGGTAATAAGAGGTGTACCACCGGGATTGGTTGAATTTCTATCACCCTTGCAGCAAGAAGGTTTCTGTCGAATGGCACCTCAACCTACTAGTAGTGGTTACTGGactatatatatgatagatcATCATACGAAC CTTCGTAGTCCAAGTGCAATGAGTAATAGATCAGGTGGCTATACTGGGCACGTTGGACAGAATCAAGGTCAACCAGAAATACATATCATAAAATTACATAAGTCGACCAATGGTATGGGTTTGAGTATTGTTGCTGCTAAg GGTGCTGGTCAAGATAGATTAGGCATTTATATCAAAAGTGTTGTTGCCGGTGGTGCAGCAGACGcg GACGGAAGACTAGCTGCTGGTGATCAATTACTTAAAGTAGACGGACAGAGTTTAGTAGGAATAACGCAAGAAAA agCTGCTGAGTATCTAGTTCGTACGGGACCAACGGTGACGCTAGAAGTTGCTAAACAAGGCGCGATATATCATGGACTTGCTACTTTATTATCTCAACCATCTCCTATAATGACGAGGg CACATAAGGCCAGGCCAAAGTCAGAACACATAAAAAATCCCGCTAGACCTCCGGAAGTGTCCGTGCCACCATCTACGTCACACTCGATGGGCAATCTCTTGTCCGTACCATTGCAGGGTGCTACTTCTCAAGAACACTATGTTGGCTGGGACGTAGAACAATCCACATTACCAG GGCCTCGCCGCATGAGCGAACGTGATCTTTCATCTAGACTTGGACGTGAAACGATTCCCCAACAAATTCATAGCAGCAAGTCCGTCCCAGCTTTGCACA ATATGGGGGCCGAAGGGAAACAACAACATGAAATCTTCAATCCGGGTTATAGTAGAGCATCATCGAGTAATAGCGTTACACCACCGGTTCAACCATCTCCGATGCCTGCTATGAACGGAGCTTCATGCCTACGCTCTAG atcgagCCATAATTTGCACGATCCAACGAGAATTGGGGCATTACCTCCGACTGGTTTGGTTAGCAGGCAACAATCCTCACCAAACTTAAATCCAAATCAACCTCATGGATCTTTCCAAAATAGTTTACAAAATAACGAAGCCGAAAGATTCTATCAAAACTTGAGCGTTTATAGAAATCAAGATTCTACAGGGAAACAACAGCAGCCAAGTTTATCGCAGCAACACATGGAGGAGAG GAATACGTTACACACGCAACGAAGCTCAAGAGGATCACAAAATTCTTTGAATCGGCCGCCTGCGCAAGAATTGAATCAGGGAAGAGATAGACCGATATCTGCTCATATTCCTCAAACCCAACAACAAGGTTATTCCGGTAACCAAATGCAACATCAAAACGTGGTTCCGCCTAGATCGCAATCCTCGCGAGATATAATACGTCAGGAAGCTAAGCTTCAAGAAATGCAGGAAGAAGTTAGAAGACGTGAATTACGCGGTGGTGCACCGATGATCAATCAATATAGACCAAATACATATAGTATGAGACCGGCAAATGCTAATCAAACGGCTGGTATTGTACCTGCCCGTGCTCTCGTTTCAAGACCATTGGGTTCTACACCTAATTTAGCAACAACGTCAGCAACGAGACAACAAATGGGACCAACGTATGGTCATCCTGATGCTGCTTATTCCCAGTATGGTCAATGTAACAAACATCCAACTGCTGGTATGAGTCAGTATGGGCTAACATCCAAAGGAAAGACAGAACCATCTCGTCATATACCAACTATTGAATCTGGAAAGGAATCTCTCGCGGTTCAAGATTCTACTAGATCGCATTATGACCATAATCGTCAATATATGACTTCTCAGAATGGATCACATTATACTCATGGACCATCTGATCTACGAAGTGATCAGTATTCAAATGACAATACTACTATAATTCAAGATAACGTCGAaggaaattcttttaataccGCTGAAGTACCACCAGCAAGACCCGCTCTTCCTGAAGATGGGTATAGAGAAAgtccaccacctccaccacctaATACATTAACTCATCCGTTGTATAATAATCAAGCAGATTCGAG GTATACCGCAAGTATGCAAGACCCACCAAGAGGTGGTTATTATCCGGCAAGTGGAACAGGAACAATGCAACAACCTCGACAATATCAATATAGTGCTAGTAATCCTTGGCAACGTGAAGAACGTGAAAag gaACAAGCTCGAAGAAGAGAAGCAGCTAGACAATGGCGCGATCAGCAAATTGCGGAGTTAAGTGCTTTACCTCACCGAACTCCTCAACAAGATGAACAGCTACGTGCTCTTCAATTGGAACGAGATTTCCAAAAAAGAGCAGAAGAAGCTGCCAATCAAcaggatgacgacgacgagtgTAATGACATTGATACTGAAAGTATACCACAGCCTCAAGGTTTATTGAGTGTAGCTAATTCTCAAGAAAGAACGAACACAGTAAGTCAGCAACATACGTTGTCGAGGGCAAACATAAATAATCAATCGATAAGAGGTACACCGCCTACATCGCAAACTGTTAATAGTCCACTCTCTCCAAATGCTGCTGGAAATTCGTGCCTAGTACAAAATGATAATTCCGGTTTAATGTatttacaacaacaacaacaacaaccaccaccacaacagcagcaacaacaaccaccaccacaacagcagcaacaacaacaacaaccaccacaacaacaacaacaatcacAACAGCATACTAATCAATCTCAAAGTAATACAGTACAGTTACCTAGCTCGTCAAATTATAGTTCGTCCTTGTCACATATcggaaatattcaaaaaacatatacaactcaaaataatgaagaaagagaaacacaaCAGCGTCGAATAGAAGAAATCAGAAGGAAAGAATTCGACGAGAAtcaaagacaaagagaagaagaaaataggcatcaacaacaacaacaacaacaacaccagcagcagcaacaacaacaacaacaacatatTCAGCAATTAtacaaacaacaacaacaacatatGCAACATTATAGGAATCAACAAGCATTGCATCCAAATATGCTAAGATTAGATAATTTAGTTATCAATGGGCCTAACACGTCGCCGT cttTACAAAATGGAAATACCGATGCACCTCCACCACCAGAACGTGGATCTAGTTACGCAGTGATGTCTCAACAAAGTGCACTTAGGTCGAACAGTTCGACTTCTTCAAATATTGCCTTAACACCTCTAACATCTTCGACGATTAAGAGGGTTTCTTTTCATGATCCAAACGCAAACAATGAAACAACACCACGCAATGTCATATCTGGAAATTTAAATACTTCGTCCTCGATGGGCATGGTCACTATTAGAGAAGACCCTAAT aattttatcaatgatGCTGAAAATCTATTAGCGTCTCCAAAATCTCCGGAAGGTCCTGGCGTTCCGTTTGTTAGCGCCACACCTGGTGTTATCGGTGCACAAGAAGTATACAA agatcCACGACAGAAACGTCTCgctgaaaaacaaaaacaacaaaatttgCAAATGGGCGCGGTACCCGAGAAGCTaagtttcaaagagaaaatgaaaatgtttgcCATGGAAACAGGAGAGGATGGTACGCCACGAGACAAAGTGAAAATATCACGAGCCCAACGTGAAATTGATAACATCGGTGGCCCTCTTAGTCCTAATAACAATACCACGAAAGGCTAA